A genomic window from Lotus japonicus ecotype B-129 chromosome 1, LjGifu_v1.2 includes:
- the LOC130729668 gene encoding pentatricopeptide repeat-containing protein At5g66520-like has protein sequence MTMISLIESKSLTLKNALSRLIEQCKNLRELKRIHTQILTSPNLHSSDQYHLITRLLFSCSFGSSFTYATNVFHMINNPDLRVYNIMIRAYAGMDGVDDRHFCRAMVLYKKMLCDGIFPNCLTFPFLIKGCTRWMDGASGEIVHAQVVKFGFLSDVFNGNSLINLYMTCGLLSNARKLFDEIPVTDVVTWNSMVIGYLRNGGLDNALDLFRKMNGKNIISWNSIITGLVQGGLAKEALELFHEMQQISVKPDKITIASVLSACAQLGAIDHGKWVHSYLRRNGIECDVVIGTALVNMYGKCGLVQQAFEIFEEMPEKDTSAWTAMISVFALHGLGWKAFDCFLEMERAGVKPNHVTFVGLLSACAHSGLVEQGRWCFDVMKRVYLIEPQVYHYACMVDLLSRARLFDESVILIRSMPMEPDVYVWGALLGGCQMHGNVELGEKVALHLIDLEPHNHAFYMNLCDIYGKAGRFDAAKRIRNLLKERRVQKKIPGCSMIEINGVVQEFSAGGSSELPMKDLVLILDRLCNEMKI, from the coding sequence ATGACGATGATTTCTTTGATCGAGTCCAAGAGTTTAACTCTCAAGAACGCACTCTCTAGATTGATTGAACAATGCAAGAACCTCAGGGAACTCAAAAGAATTCACACCCAGATTTTAACGTCTCCAAATTTACACTCAAGTGACCAATATCATCTCATTACTCGGCTACTTTTCTCTTGCTCCTTCGGAAGCTCTTTCACCTATGCCACCAATGTTTTTCACATGATCAATAACCCAGATCTTCGTGTCTACAACATCATGATCAGAGCATATGCAGGCATGGATGGAGTTGATGACAGGCATTTCTGCAGGGCTATGGTGCTGTACAAGAAAATGCTTTGCGATGGCATTTTTCCCAATTGCCTTACTTTTCCATTCCTCATAAAGGGTTGCACTAGGTGGATGGATGGAGCTAGTGGTGAAATTGTGCATGCCCAAGTGGTGAAGTTTGGATTTTTGAGCGATGTTTTTAATGGGAATTCTTTGATCAATTTGTATATGACTTGTGGGTTGTTGAGTAATGCACGGAAGCTGTTTGATGAAATTCCTGTTACAGATGTTGTCACTTGGAACTCGATGGTTATTGGGTATTTGAGAAATGGAGGGCTTGATAATGCATTGGATTTGTTTAGGAAGATGAATGGGAAGAATATCATATCTTGGAATTCGATTATTACGGGGTTGGTTCAAGGTGGACTTGCAAAGGAGGCGCTCGAACTTTTCCATGAAATGCAGCAGATTTCGGTTAAACCAGATAAAATTACAATAGCTAGTGTCCTTTCAGCTTGTGCTCAACTAGGAGCTATAGACCATGGGAAATGGGTGCATTCTTATCTGAGAAGAAACGGCATAGAGTGTGATGTGGTGATTGGAACAGCGCTTGTCAATATGTATGGCAAGTGTGGACTTGTGCAGCAAGCATTTGAGATCTTTGAAGAAATGCCTGAGAAGGATACCTCGGCATGGACAGCGATGATTTCGGTGTTTGCTCTTCATGGATTAGGTTGGAAGGCTTTTGATTGCTTTTTAGAGATGGAAAGAGCCGGAGTTAAGCCAAACCATGTTACATTTGTTGGATTATTATCAGCTTGTGCTCATTCTGGCTTGGTGGAGCAAGGTCGTTGGTGCTTCGATGTAATGAAACGTGTTTACTTAATCGAACCACAGGTTTATCACTATGCTTGCATGGTTGATCTTCTTAGTCGAGCAAGGCTCTTTGATGAGTCAGTGATTCTTATCAGGAGCATGCCAATGGAACCGGATGTTTATGTCTGGGGTGCATTACTCGGAGGCTGTCAGATGCATGGAAACGTTGAATTGGGAGAAAAAGTGGCTCTTCATTTGATAGACTTGGAGCCTCACAATCATGCTTTCTACATGAACTTGTGTGATATATATGGCAAAGCTGGCAGGTTTGATGCTGCTAAAAGAATTAGGAATTtattgaaagaaagaagagttCAAAAGAAAATCCCTGGCTGTAGCATGATTGAAATTAATGGGGTGGTTCAAGAATTTTCAGCTGGAGGGTCATCTGAACTTCCTATGAAAGATCTGGTATTGATCTTAGATAGATTATGTAACGAGATGAAGATATGA
- the LOC130721096 gene encoding F-box/FBD/LRR-repeat protein At2g04230-like, which yields MADTDRISNLPDEVLFHILSFLPTEDVFATSLVSNRFRPLWLSVTTLDFDEYRFTPPGTRSLVRSPPSSFIKFISAAILACGIHQPIKKLRLWLSLPALDLIQPPSSFIQSIHAAILRRSIHQPIKTLHLKGKYATFTDHIQTWLTAATVRNVESLQIQCCTMQGLILPCSILSSTNLVVLKMQCTKFKDFSSVELPSLKALHLNGVYFFNAQHLMELLNGCPNLETLEAHQISFDYIDPSSKGKGKLKPLSKLVRADLSFMRMRILRAYNIDEFVREFCHDADIPIFPNLFQFRLILGGRFVKLEAVLYLLNHCPQLQTFVLGNDRI from the exons ATGGCTGATACTGATAGAATTAGCAACTTACCCGATGAAGTTCTCTTCCACATTCTCTCATTCCTTCCCACTGAAGATGTTTTTGCAACAAGTCTTGTGTCCAACAGGTTCAGACCACTCTGGCTTTCAGTCACCACTCTCGATTTTGATGAGTATAGATTTACTCCACCTGGGACTAGATCTCTTGTACGATCACCGCCCTCTTCCTTTATCAAATTCATCTCAGCTGCCATTCTCGCCTGTGGTATTCACCAACCCATCAAAAAGCTTCGTCTCTGGCTTTCACTCCCAGCTCTCGATCTTATACAACCACCCTCTTCCTTCATACAATCCATACACGCCGCCATTCTCCGGCGAAGTATTCACCAACCCATCAAAACGCTTCATCTCAAAGGTAAGTATGCAACATTCACCGACCATATTCAGACATGGTTAACCGCCGCAACAGTGCGCAATGTTGAGAGCCTCCAAATCCAGTGTTGCACTATGCAGGGCTTGATCTTGCCGTGCAGCATTTTAAGCAGCACCAATCTAGTTGTTCTCAAGATGCAGTGCACGAAATTTAAGGATTTTTCTAGTGttgaacttccctcactcaaagcTCTGCATTTGAACGGTGTTTATTTTTTCAATGCTCAACATTTAATGGAGCTTCTTAATGGGTGTCCCAATCTTGAAACTTTGGAAGCACATCAGATAAGTTTTGATTATATTGACCCTTCATCTAAGGGTAAGGGGAAGCTTAAACCTTTATCAAAGCTTGTCAGAGCAGATCTTTCTTTCATGAGGATGAGGATACTGAGAGCCTATAATATTGATGAGTTTGTCCGTGAG TTCTGCCATGATGCAGACATTCCTATATTTCCCAATTTATTCCAATTTAGGCTCATCTTGGGAGGCCGCTTTGTTAAATTGGAAGCAGTGCTTTATTTGCTCAATCATTGCCCTCAACTTCAAACTTTTGTCCTTGGAAATGATAGAATATGA
- the LOC130732506 gene encoding putative F-box/FBD/LRR-repeat protein At4g13965 yields MESAICQMMFCFTFSRSFLLKMLLRQVLCPRDGDHSGFQFSISTLSNIDILDMGINVCYDHSLPLLMHPFSDEVFTNPSKLENLQFNCLAFGQDLPCSIFSIKTLVVLKLKCVAFKVFSSVELPSLKTLHLNMVHVFKPHHLMELLNGCPNLETLKAKDIRFDFIDPSFKGKGKGNLKPLSKLVRADLSPWMMKRPGTYYIVEFVREFGHADIPIFPNLIHFELILGGSVKMEVVLYLLNHCPQLQTFLLQNVCCLVNQAWQNTPVVPECFSSQLQTCIITKFEGAKSEMTFAKFVMQNSTLLHTMTIFSFPKLSHEKKAEIRIELESCPKSSATCELLFK; encoded by the exons ATGGAATCAGCAATTTGCCAGATGATGTTCTGCTTCACATTCTCTCGTTCCTTCCTACTGAAGATGCTTTTGCGACAAGTCTTGTGTCCAAGAGATGGAGACCACTCTGGCTTTCAGTTCTCAATCTCGACTTTGTCGAACATAGATATACTCGACATGGGAATAAACGTTTGCTACGACCATTCTCTTCCTTTATTGATGCATCCATTCTCAGACGAGGTATTCACCAACCCATCAAAACTTGAGAATCTCCAATTCAATTGTTTGGCCTTTGGGCAGGACTTACCCTGCTCCATTTTCAGCATCAAAACCCTTGTTGTTCTCAAGTTGAAATGCGTGGCTTTTAAGGTTTTTTCTTCTGttgaacttccctcactcaaaacTCTGCATTTGAACATGGTTCATGTTTTCAAGCCTCATCATTTAATGGAGCTTCTTAATGGGTGTCCCAATCTTGAAACTTTGAAAGCAAAGGATATAAGGTTTGATTTTATTGACCCTTCATTTAAGGGTAAGGGTAAGGGGAACCTTAAACCTTTATCAAAGCTTGTCAGAGCAGATCTTTCTCCCTGGATGATGAAGAGGCCGGGAACTTATTATATTGTTGAGTTTGTCCGCGAG TTCGGCCACGCTGACATTCCTATATTTCCCAATTTAATCCATTTTGAGCTCATCTTGGGAGGCAGTGTTAAAATGGAAGTGGTGCTCTATTTGCTCAATCATTGCCCTCAACTTCAAACTTTTCTCCTTCAAAACGTATGTTGTCTTGTAAACCAGGCTTGGCAAAATACACCTGTGGTTCCTGAATGCTTTTCTTCACAGCTCCAAACCTGCATTATTACAAAGTTTGAAGGTGCCAAAAGTGAGATGACATTTGCCAAGTTTGTTATGCAAAATTCAACGTTGTTACATACCATGACAATTTTCAGTTTCCCTAAACTATCTCATGAGAAAAAGGCTGAAATTAGAATAGAATTAGAATCATGCCCAAAGAGCTCTGCAACCTGTGAACTTTTATTTAAGTAA